The window TTGCTTCATCTGTGCCTGGGCGAAGAAGACCTCGGGGCTGAGCTCGACGCTGGCGTCCTGCCAGGCACGGTTGAGGTCCTTGCCCTTGAAGTTGGTGCGCAGGTGGCCGAGGAAGGCACCGTCGGGGTTCATGTTGGGGATCAGGTACAGGTCGGCCTTGGCCAGCAACTGCCGGATCACCTCGTCGTTGGCCTGCAGGCGGTCGATCACGCCCTCCATGAACCATTCGGCCATGTGTTCGCCCGGATGTTGCTGGGCAATCAGCCACAGCTTGCGCTTGCCTGCGGCACCATCACCGGCACGCAGCAGGGGAATGTCGCGGCCCTGTACGCTGCGGCCACTGGCGAGCAATTCCACCCCCGGCAGTTGCCGTGCACGTTCGATCAGCTGGTTGTGACGAGCGCGCGGGTAGGGCTCGAAGTAGGCGAACCAGATGTGCGGCTGTTCGGCCTTTACCTCGAACGACAGCGCCGTGCCGTCGAACTGGCTGGGGACGCGGAACCAGGTTTGCTGGTCGTAGGAGGCCACGGCGTTGTAGCCGCTCCAGGCGTTCTTGTAGGAGGAACCGGAGGCATTGTCGAGGCTGAAGCGATGGACCTGGCCTGGCGTCAGCCCGCTGACCTTGAAGTGGAACCACTGGTAGTGGCCGCTGTGGGTGTCCGGGCGGATAGCCAGGTGCACCCGGGCTGGGTTGCTGGCATCCAGCACCTGAATGTTGCCGGAGTCGAAATCGCAGTCGATCTGCAGGGGGGACAGCGTCACTGTCATGTGCCGGGCTCCTTCTGGGGGCTTTGTTGTGAGGGTACTGTACACGGCTTGACAGGGTTGCTGTGCGAGATCAGGCGACGCGGGGGCGATCTCATATGTTTCCTACAGGCTATTTGAAGAACTGACTCGGCGTGATACCGAACTGGCGCTTGAACATGCTGGCGAAGGCACTGGGGCTGTCATACCCCAGCGTCCCCGCCACATCGATGATCCGCTCGCCCAGGGCGATCCGCTCCAGTGCCTGCATCAGCCGCGCCTGCTGGCGCCACTGGCCGAAGGTCATGCCGGTTTCCTTGCGGAACAGGCGCTGGATGGTCTTTTCGTCCACCCCCAGCTGCTGGCCCCAGTCGGCCACGGTGGCGTTATCGTCAGGCCGCTCGTGCAGCGCGGAGCAGATCGCCTGCAGGCGCTTGTCGCCGGGCTGCGACAGCTTCAGCGGCAAGGTCGGCAGCACGCAGATCTCGTCGAGGATCAGGCGCATCACCCGGGCTTCACGCGAGTCTTCGGCAAACGGCGCGGTAAAGCCTACGGAGGCCTTGATCAGCTCGCTGAGCAATGGCGAGATGCTGATCGCCTTGCTCTGCAGGGGCAACTGCACTGCCGCGTCGGTGCGCACGAACACACTGCGCATTTTCACATCGCCCACGCAGCGTATCGCGTGCACCTGGCCGCAAGGCATCCATACGCCGCGGCTGGGGGGCACGGTCCAGCGTTCGTTACCGGACTCGACGATCATCAGGCCTTTGGTGGCATAGATCAGTTGGTGTTTGGCATGGCTGTGGGGCTCGATGAACCAGTCGGTCGGGTAGTCCGTCGCACGGCTGCCCACCTCCCAGTTCCATTCATCCACCTCCACCAGCAATTCGTGCTGCGGCTTCAGCATTTCGACCTCTTGTACGGGCAGCCTGGCACGCCCACTTTAACAGCAGCGGCTGGGGCGGGCTTGCGAGCGGGTTGCCGGCAGCAGCGCGGTGGCCAGCCCCAGCAGCGGCAGGAACGAGATGATCTGGTACACCCACTCGATGCCATGCCGGTCGGCCAGTTCGCCAAGCCCGGCGGCGCCGATGCCGCTGATACCGAACATCAACCCGAACATCACCCCCGACACCATGCCGACCCGGCCCGGCACGGCCTCCTGGGCATACACCACCAGGGCGGCGAAGGCCGAGGACATCACCAGGCCGATGCCCACCGCCAGTACCGCCGTCCAGGCCAGGTTGGCGTAGGGCAGGGCGAGGGCGAAGGGCGCCACGCCGAGGAACGAGACCCAGATCACCGCCTTGCGCCCGATACGGTCACCCACCGGGCCACCAGCGAAGGTGCCCAGGGCCACGGCCGCGAGGAACACAAACAGGTACAGCTGGCTGTGCTGCACGCTCAGGCCGAAATGCTCGATC of the Pseudomonas asiatica genome contains:
- a CDS encoding M14 family metallopeptidase, with the protein product MTVTLSPLQIDCDFDSGNIQVLDASNPARVHLAIRPDTHSGHYQWFHFKVSGLTPGQVHRFSLDNASGSSYKNAWSGYNAVASYDQQTWFRVPSQFDGTALSFEVKAEQPHIWFAYFEPYPRARHNQLIERARQLPGVELLASGRSVQGRDIPLLRAGDGAAGKRKLWLIAQQHPGEHMAEWFMEGVIDRLQANDEVIRQLLAKADLYLIPNMNPDGAFLGHLRTNFKGKDLNRAWQDASVELSPEVFFAQAQMKQHGVDAFIDVHGDEEIPHVFTAACEGNPGYTPRLAKLEEQFRSTLCSLTRDFQTVHGYTRDEPGQANTTLACNAVGMAHDCLSLTLEMPFKDHDDAPDAVTGWSGARSKALAGAVLETLAKMVGDLR
- a CDS encoding AraC family transcriptional regulator is translated as MLKPQHELLVEVDEWNWEVGSRATDYPTDWFIEPHSHAKHQLIYATKGLMIVESGNERWTVPPSRGVWMPCGQVHAIRCVGDVKMRSVFVRTDAAVQLPLQSKAISISPLLSELIKASVGFTAPFAEDSREARVMRLILDEICVLPTLPLKLSQPGDKRLQAICSALHERPDDNATVADWGQQLGVDEKTIQRLFRKETGMTFGQWRQQARLMQALERIALGERIIDVAGTLGYDSPSAFASMFKRQFGITPSQFFK